In Eleginops maclovinus isolate JMC-PN-2008 ecotype Puerto Natales chromosome 19, JC_Emac_rtc_rv5, whole genome shotgun sequence, the sequence GTTCGGAGGAATCACATGTACCTCATTAAAAGCTAAACAGGATATGAACAGATTAAGAAAAAAGCAcctcttgttttcttgtttgtcGACTTAAACAAAAGTCACATGCTTTCACAAAGATGGATGACTAGTTTGGCGTTGTCCCTCACGCAAAAGACGCTTGGCGATGTTGTAAATGCAGCACCTGTCCATCCACAGCACTTTCAGGTCTGCTTCACAATTGGGTTCAAGTACGCTAGATGTACGAGCCAAAATGTTATTTAGCCCAAGCGTATTAgttctattattattgttggtctACCCCACTTTCAattgtcacatgggtgtggtttTTAAATCGCTGCTGACTCAAACGGTGGTCATGAGTTTGAGAGAACCCGACCTGAACCGGAGGATCTTCTTCTTCAGGTTGTGAGAAGCCTTGATCTTGACGAAGGCCTTCGCCTGAGCTGGAGTCATTTCCTTCCCCGTCACCCGGGCCCCAGTTGCCCCCTAACTGGTTCCGCCCTCTTCCCATTCCCCCAGCACCACCTCCTCCACTCTCCTCAGTGTCACTCGTGGTGGTGCTCTCCTCGATGTACTCCTCTTCGCTGGACTCACTGTCTCCAAAGCGGTTCGTGGTGTAGTTGGACCGGTCGTCCTCGCTGGTGTCCACGATGGTGGAGTGGAAGAGCGACGCACACTCGGCCGAATACTCAGAGTCACTTCCCGCCGCGTAGGCGTACGGGCTGCTCACCTGTTCAGCAGAGGGGAGGTAAACATTGGCCGCAGATTGGTTCAACAACTCCTTTCTCTGCCGCCGCTGAGCTCGCCTGAATGCCTCGTCGTACTGGAGCTCCATGATTGCACGTAACCGCCGGTAATCGTTTCGCTTGTGTTTGGGTTTGGCAACGACCACGACCTGGTCCCGTccgtgatgatgatgatggtggtggtggtggtgtctGGATGCACCTGACCGCACACTGCCAAGGGTGGACGTGTCATGTTTGTCAACAACTCTGCCTTCTGGGATGGACGCAGGGAGGCGTTTGATCCTGGAGGAGGACATCCCATGTGAACTGCCACCACCAGCTGCCCTTTTGGAGACTTTAATGTTGATGGAAGCTCCGTCTTCCAAGAGCCGGTACTTTTTGGACTTGTGGTGGGATTTGTCACCTCTTCTCTCTGACTTATGGTCGTTGTGTTCAGAGGTGCGACTCGCCTTCACCGTCGAGGTGGTCTTCACCTTGACACTCTTGCTGCTACTCTTATGGTGTTTGACATTCTGACCCTGGGTGGAAAAGTACTTTGCGTTAACCGTGTGACTTCCTCTTCtatctccttcttcttcttcatcctgaCTGTGGGAGGAGGAGACTAGACAGGCTACCTCTGACCTTTCAACCTTCTCCGTCTGGACGTTTTGAAGAGGCTTCAGGCAGTTCTTGGGAGTAGCTGATGAAGTTTTAATAACTGGTGGTGATTTAAGGAGCAGCTCCTGGTCAGGAAAGTAACATGGCTGCTGGGTGTCTTTGGGAGAGGAGTTAGCTCTGGGACTACCCAGCTCCCTGAAGTCTTTAGGAAGAGTAGAAACAGCTGAAGGAGGAAGAAgtcttttgcttttctgtttcAGAGTGCTTGTATCAATGTGAGTGACAGAAGAGCCATTTTGGATGCCACTGCTATGAGTAGAGCTGTACTGGTTTACGGCCAGGTCTCCATTAATCTTGAAGCCATTTTGCATCGTGTCAACGCTGACATCAGGGAAAACATTCTCGGTTTCCAGCTCCTCGGGTTTACTTTCCACAGACCTCTGCCTCTGAGGAGACGAGCTTTCCACTAATGCACCTCCAGCTGGCCAGGAGGGTCTGAATTCAGACCCCCGTAGAGTCCCAAAACCAAACCCAGACACCTGCCTCACACAGAGACTGGCCTGCCTCAGGATGCTCTTTGACGGGTCAGTGCTGATGCTGGTTCTGGGTCTGCTAGTCCTGACGGGCAGGGCCCTCCGCTGCAGCAGGCTGAAAATGTAGCTCTCCAGGCGCTTATGGGAAGGGGTTTGGGAGGAAGAGGTTGTCGGCCAAGATGTGCTCTGAGATACAAGAGGAGCTGAAACAGAGGCAGAAAGAGGGGaaggctctggtttcagtcctTCACCAGCCTCAACGTTTTTTACTGGCCCTTCGTCTCTGCTTGGACTCAGCATTTGTAGAAAGACGGGGTTCTGGACGGCCACGGCGTGAAGAGGACTCGGGTAGCGGTACACTTCGCTGCCATTCTTAGCCACCAAGTCACAGTGGTATCTAGACTGGGAGTCACATGAGGCCACTGAGGACAGAGGATCGAGGGTGACCGGGTGAGGAGCTGAGAGCGAGCGACGGACGGTACCGGAGAAGGACGAGTCGTCACAAAGTCCTCCAACCAGACCATCACACTCCAACAGCTGGCCCGCTCATCTAGAGAGGGAGAGAACGAGAAAGAATTTCACATTATAAATCAGAGCCAGACACAGCTGCAGATTCAGGATGTGCTCAGTTGTTATTTTAAGTCTTTGGATGGCGGAGGaggattcaagattcaaagacTTTATTGTCAGATTACATCAATGAAAAGTCCCAgtctcctccaacaatgcaaaacgaatatacagtatatataagaCCCTAAAGAACAAAaccaagtaaatgcaggagtctatatactgtacatgtaaacAGGAACAGAATGTAGATTCTGTTCAGTGAATAAAAATACTGGTACTGTAATCCCTAAATTGTGAGATGACCGCTATAGGAGAGAACAGCTGTAAACCACACGGCTAAACATTTTGCAGTTTCAAACATAAACAGTCTAAATGGATCTAAATTTGTTGTGTGTTGCACAGTTTCCTAATGTCAACAGCTGACAGGAAGCTCACTCGGCCCAGAGCTCTTTTCCTAGCAATGCAAGCCTCTGATGAAACGCTCTGTTGAACGCCGTAATGACCCTGTTTGGATCGGCTGCATTAGTAAGTGGAAAATTCTTTCCTGTGGAGACAGTGTGCCGTGAAATGTTAACTCTCCGTGTTCACCGCTGTTCCTGGATATGAAATTAAACTGATATATGGCTGGTGGAGGGTGGGGGTTAGGGGGAGGTATTGCATTACACTGTTGGGACTGCAACCACAATTTATCCCCAATTTAGTAGAATTTATTCTTGGCTCGCATGTTTGCAAATGTCAGCTGAAACAGTGAGCAGTGAATGGCTACCACAAAACCAATGTAACATTAGCAAGGGTAAGCTAATGCTGATCCATCATCAGGCAACACAATATGTGACTGTGTTCATTCCTGAGGAGGGGGACACCAACAGTTTAACAGCTAGGTAACCTTTCAACCATCAGATTAAGCAGGGACGGCATCAATCACGGTCATTTCTTGACAACATCGAGACAAATTGAACCCACATTGTCCGGTTTCGTTCAAGAAATAAGAACTACATTTCTGCATTTGATGTTACAAATGgacatgtaaatgtgttttctagGAGACGGGGCAGCTGTGAAGGAATTGCATTGAGTCCTTTGCGAtcatatctgtgtgttttgggtgtGTTCATGCTTGTTATCAGATAATCCAGAACAGATGTTAGAGTAGGAACCGAGCCTCATTACTGCAGCCGTCTGCAGAGAGTAGATCCACAGCTGCTGCTGGAATTTAAAGAAATCTTCCTGCAGAGACCGACAGATTTCCTTCATCCACACTGTTgattgaggtgtgtgtgtgtgtgtgtgtgtgtgtgtgtgtgtgtgtgtgtgtttgttgcaggtGTTAGCAGGCTAGTGTTTGAGTCGTATTTCGGAGGTGTGACAGTTTGAGCCTTCAGCGGGGAAACAGCTGCCAGATGTTTTGTCacgtacaaaaaaaaaacaaacacaccaaaatgacacacacacacacacacacacacacacacacacacacacacacacacacacacacacacacacacacacacacacacacacacacacacacacacacacacacacacacacacacacacacacacacacacacacacacacacacacacacacacacacacacacacacacacacacacacacacacacactaatccgTTTAAACTTGATTCAATATTtcagacttttgttttgaaggcgCAACTTACGGTGGtttgtgagtgaatgtgtttttgttgacaaaacaaaataaccaaaagGGGCACAAAGACCACAAGTGACATCTAACAgcagaagggaggaggaggaggacatggaggaggaggaggaggaggaggaggaggaggtggaggaagaagaggaggaggaggaggaggacttgTACCTGCAGAAATGAGACGTCCATCAGCTTCAGCCATCGAACAGAAACACTCGCTGAAGACCGAGTTAGACGAGTTAGAAAGGGAGCCGGACGCCCCGTCGCTTAACTCGTAGAAACCTGAGAAGAgaatagacagacagacagacagacagacagacagacagacagacagacagacagacagacagacagacagacagacagacagacagacagacagacagacagacagacagacacagagaaaaagaggtcAGCAAAGACTCGCctgtatgcagatgatacagTTTTTTATACAAGTTGACCTGAAAACTTTGTTTCTTTACCAACTAAAGCAAAAAAGACtgctttaatttaacttttcaAACATCGCTTTGCATACTCACCATCAATTACAAGTAAGGTGTTGATTTGAGGAAGTTATAATTATCAGTTTCGACTTTATTCTCAGAATTTGGAGGAAAAaatatttagacttttttttcggaaaatctcagaattccaactttattttcttcaaattcgaagaaaaaatgaattcaaacttttttttcttcaaattcgaagaaaaaatgaattcaaacttttttttcttcaaattcgaagaaaaaatgaattcaaactttttggggaaaattcTGAATTTTGCATTTTTCCCAAAAATTGTTGGAATTCTCAGAGTTTTTCTTagttttctcagaattctgacttaaatctcagataaaacaataaaaatagcATCACATTTTTTGTAGCGGTCTCAACCTTAACTAAATTCACTTATTCGTAGTTTACCACGTTCCTCTTTCATGTGTAATGATATTGAAGACTAGTCCCTAACAAACACATCAAGAGTTAAAACGTGTGATAATCGCTCCAATGGCAAAATGGATATcggttgttttattttgcaccTGAGCTGGGTCTGCTGTCATTCTCCAGCTGGTCATGTGACGCCTCTGTGTCCAATCGCAGGTCACTAATCTGTCGGTCCAGCTCCTGTAGCTGAGTGATGAGTCCGGCGTCCCTCCTCCGCAAACAGTTCTAAAAGACACAGTCAGAAACAATTACTCCACATTTCATCTCTTCCTGTTCCACTTTTCAGCTGGGGATAAAAATGTTAGTTTTTCCTCGAAACAAACATCTGACAGAGTCCTGATCCCAGAGGAGACCAGAGGAAACAGAAACCAGAACAGACACAGTGACTCTATTTACACTGAAAACATGATTTAAGACCAATAAAAAGAGAGTGAAGCCAGATATTAAACAACTAGACACAGTTTGAAGCTGTTGAAGTGGCCCTTTAAGCTTTttaggggtttccctttcctgtaggggggaaagcatggagacatgtcacagtagaggaacacaAATTAACCTGAAAACGATTTCTTCTCAACAATATATTCCAGGactcagatatatacagaacctgtctctgatgggctgaaacaccaaacagatcattgtagcatcccataatcccctctgttctcctcagccctgttcctaaagcgctgattctgtgtctgtagctttaaatgctaatgagctgctgctagCCACGCGCCTCTGagaagtgattggtttaaagaaacacaagaggaggcgattcaggtgataaggatGGCGGGGGTTATATAAAGATGgttcaggacaaaaagagagggggtctTTGTTACTGAAACTCCTAGAGACTCTTAACCTAGAAGGGACACGTGTTCCTGTCCACAGCTGCGCAGACGAGTCCCAGCTGAATCCCTCAGACCGCTGACGTCAGCAGAAACTGCAGCGCTGCTTTGATGTCAAACACAggatcactttttaaaacaaacgcTGACAGGACAGAAGTCCAGACGGCTCCTCCTGAACTCTTTCCCTCgtttcttctttcctctctgaACATCTGGATGCTGTCTCCGCTTTGAGCCCGGAGCTGCAGATGAGTATCTGacagcagaggtcagaggtcacaggaGCTACACTACAGACGCAGCTAATAACCCTGAACACAGCGATGATGATGACGAGCTGCTTCATCACCATCACTCAGACTTCATCCTGTGGGGCAGATGTTTGAACAGGAACTCTCTGATCCCAGATCTGCTTTAAAGAATCAATGTGATGTTTTATATCCCTGTCTGTTAATTCATCTGTTATTTTAAAGGTGTAAAGGCTTCATTTCATACGCACAATAAAAAGTGTAGTTTGgacaaaaaaatagaaaaatattgcaagaaaaatccagaaataaaataaaaataaaaagtaaaataaaaaagatttaaaaataaaatactgttcaTTGGAAACAATGATTACCTTAATTACgtctcaaataaaaataaataatcataaatgaataaaagggttagggttaacaacaactcccaggctcctccaaaaaagcaaaatgaatgaaaaactaaacaTAAGGACATGGTGCGATTAAAATACGGAAATATGTAAAGTATAAACACGATAAGATCAGAACATTGAATATTGTgaacgtttttttatttaaaggtattttaaatatgttttgctttaaaataaaacgtttAATATAATAGTTACAGTTTGCTCCTTTTTCTTACAATTTAATTTCTCGTAGAAAAGACAAGAAATACtttacatgcttttatgttttcgttgaagcagcatgtaaaacaactATAGTAGAAAATAAACTATTACACGATATAAACATCTGAAAATGgagataaaacagaactaaaagagtgaaaatataaaatctaACAATTGGTAATAAACCTGATCTGATAATATGTAGACTGTGAGAAAGACCCCTCCCAGTGAGTGGTTAGGGAGATTTATGTATAAGTTATGCTGTCTATTTGCAGAGGCATTCGGAGACCCTCCCTGCGGGACCCTCTGTGTATTCTGGGCGTACAATTATCACGGACATGTGCGGTATGTGATTTTATCTGGAGAGCTGCcaacacacagagcaggaggagacagAAGCAGCTCCTGCTGACAGACGGGTCCTCAGACAGCTGATAACCGACTTCACATTATCAAACAGCGACCGGCATTAAAGAAGCCCCTTCTGCTTTCTGAGgggttccctctcctgtagtgggGTATATaggtgcatgtaaagggtctgcaaaggctagaatcaCTTCAGCGCTTCTATTGGgtaacgctccaacacattgtacgtgataggatagggggcgggacatccctaggcgctggccaatcacaacagagcctttTTGGAAGGTAATTATATgtgaaagaaaatgcatttatatttgaatcacaataataatctgTGATTTTAGTATGATTGATtacaaatttgaaataaataaatgtgtggagTTGTAGTAAAGAAATGCATCAGGAACTTTACATTATTATGAcgtgattttaaaataatttgggtAAAACTGAGCTAACATTAACGGTTTGTTGTATCTATATACATTGATACACATAAAGCTGGAAATATAAAACTCTAAATCGTAAATAATCAGCTTGGATTGATATAAAGATTTACCTAGAGGTGCAGATGGTATGCTCCTCTACAAACTGATGACTCGCTGACACAACGCTGCTTAtttcaggacacacacacacacacacacacactcacacacacacagcatgcgGGTAATGCAGTCATGTGCTGCATTCCTGTGACGGCGCTGCAGAAACAAACTGCCGCTGATCTCCGACGCTCCTCCACTCCCAAACAAACATCCCATCAATAACTGATTAACGGGAACCATAACGGGAAATACTAAAGCACACACTTCTCACCTCTCAGTGGGAGCGACCTGCTGACCGCCGATCCACAGCGTCAGacatatgaacacacacttcaaccCTGAGTTCATTTCTGAAGCGCAATCCCAACAGCAGCTTGAACCATGATCTCTGACCTCCGACCGTCCAATCAGAGGTCAGAGATCTATAAACAGATTGTTTAAACCACAAACAGTCAAGTCCTCTTTTCCAGCAAataattaaaggggcccttttccGCTGATTTTCATATCAgtctgtagagtctctcctgggacatgtctgcatgctctaatgttcagaaagctctttatgtttctcagactgcctgtgctgcagctcctcttttcaccctccgtctgaaaccagagcccagtctgctctgattggtcagctggccagctctgttgtgattgttcaaccgcttagagatgtccttagcctatcacgtacaatatgttggagcactagccaatagaaaagaaacacagggatttgagcctttgcggcccattgacatgcacagaaacccTTTCtaaaacacagtacaggaaagggataaccTATCTAAATACTGAACGTGTAACTTGTTCTGCATTCTCCGTTCTAGGACTTCTTCTATCGATTCTAGCTGATGTACAAACAGATTGCTAAAGCTCATTCAGAGCGTCACCAGAATTAGCCGTGGTCTCCTGAGCTTCTCCGTGAGCGAATTCTCAGACTATGTTTGTGTCTCAGCTGCTTCGTCACAGAGCTGAAAGTCGATCTGCAGAGTTTCCAGCAGTTCGCAGGAATCTCCATTTGTTACTGCTTatagagagggaggggggggtccAGCTAATCTGATCCAGATTCAAGTTtagagctgcagctgcaggacgGACAGAGTCCAGAGACTAACACACGAAACAAGATCCTGGAAACACATGACTCCGTCCTCAAAGAAGACAGAACAAAGATCAAATGGTCGGTCTGtagaa encodes:
- the dact1 gene encoding LOW QUALITY PROTEIN: dapper homolog 1 (The sequence of the model RefSeq protein was modified relative to this genomic sequence to represent the inferred CDS: inserted 1 base in 1 codon; deleted 1 base in 1 codon); amino-acid sequence: MPLSVPSRRDTDGRCSRDRTTTTTAAADADAVERQRSVRERLEATASGLQELEFLRQRQELLVRGALELREEAEEEEEKDAKLNSEEKILEENILLLRKQLNCLRRRDAGLITQLQELDRQISDLRLDTEASHDQLENDSRPSSGFYELSDGASGSLSNSSNSVFSECFCSMAEADGRLISADERASCXECDGLVGGLCDDSSFSGTVRRSLSAPHPVTLDPLSSVASCDSQSRYHCDLVAKNGSEVYRYPSPLHAVAVQNPVFLQMLSPSRDEGPVKNVEAGEGLKPEPSPLSASVSAPLVSQSTSWPTTSSSQTPSHKRLESYIFSLLQRRALPVRTSRPRTSISTDPSKSILRQASLCVRQVSGFGFGTLRGSEFRPSWPAGGALVESSSPQRQRSVESKPEELETENVFPDVSVDTMQNGFKINGDLAVNQYSSTHSSGIQNGSSVTHIDTSTLKQKSKRLLPPSAVSTLPKDFRELGSPRANSSPKDTQQPCYFPDQELLLKSPPVIKTSSATPKNCLKPLQNVQTEKVERSEVACLVSSSHSQDEEEEGDRRGSHTVNAKYFSTQGQNVKHHKSSSKSVKVKTTSTVKASRTSEHNDHKSERRGDKSHHKSKKYRLLEDGASINIKVSKRAAGGGSSHGMSSSRIKRLPASIPEGRVVDKHDTSTLGSVRSGASRHHHHHHHHHHGRDQVVVVAKPKHKRNDYRRLRAIMELQYDEAFRRAQRRQRKELLNQSAANVYLPSAEQVSSPYAYAAGSDSEYSAECASLFHSTIVDTSEDDRSNYTTNRFGDSESSEEEYIEESTTTSDTEESGGGGAGGMGRGRNQLGATGARVTGKEMTPAQAKAFVKIKASHNLKKKILRFRSGSLKLMTTV